The proteins below are encoded in one region of Lactuca sativa cultivar Salinas chromosome 3, Lsat_Salinas_v11, whole genome shotgun sequence:
- the LOC111907802 gene encoding retrovirus-related Pol polyprotein from transposon TNT 1-94 isoform X1 — MLATMNLELQKSYEDMYPYEIHHDLLDMYHQSARQERYEIITNMITAKMLSGESLTSHLQITQRYVGRLLKLNVKFEEDLAIDITLHSLPSCYNQFKMTYHMNKEEVSLSKLQGLLRTAESNLKDKYVASSPAVAALVMAIGQGKGKKRRAPCKSHHKVKAQNGSSSSGTKVGSVKPSSDPKEAECYYCHEKGHWKRSRPQYLQDIKDRKIKPTFAGPKKK; from the exons atgcttgccaccatgaacctcgaactccaaaagtcctatgaggacatgtatccgtatgaaatacATCATGATTTGCTGGACatgtatcaccagagcgcgaggcaagagcgctatgagatcattactaacatgatcactgctaagatgttgagtggagaatccctaacctctcatttgcagataACGCAGAGGTATGTTggtcgtcttctcaaacttaatgttaagtttgaggaggatttggctattgacataaccctccactccttgccctcctgttACAACCAGTTCaaaatgacctaccacatgaacaaggaggaggtctccttaagcaagctccaaggactgttgaggactgctgagagcaacctcaaagacaaatatgTTGCATCTTCCCCGGCTGTGGCTGCTCTTGTGATGGCAATTGGccaaggaaagggtaagaagaggagggctccatgtaagagccaccataaggttAAGGCCCaaaatggttcctcttctagtggaaccaaagttggttcggTCAAACCCTCTTCCGACCCCAAAGAAGCTGAGTGCTATTATTGTCacgaaaagggccactggaaacgaagccGCCCTCAGTAtctgcaagacataaaggataggaagattaagcccaccttcgcag ggcctaaaaagaagtag